The Solanum pennellii chromosome 7, SPENNV200 DNA segment tgtgtgtgtgtgtgtgtgtgtgtgtgtgtgtgtgttttaaaaattagtcaactTTTATTTTccgttaaattttaattataagaatttgatatattttttatatcacaTATAGCAGAACTATCATGCCACAAAATCAGCTTACAGTTAAGGTTCTAATGATAGGGTGTTCAGGATTGATTTCAAAGACTCTTCTACTCCTCATGAACTCCAGGTTGGAGGTATCACCAACAGTTTGGGCCTTCATCAGCCTGCAACAAGTCCaagtatttcataaaagacTAAAGAATGGGTCTCAAAATTGAACCATCAGCCTCCAGCAAAAAATTCACATCACCTCTCCATATTAGCTGACCAACCAAACTTTCCTGATACAAGAACACAAGGAGAACTGCTCAAACGACTCGAGATTTGTACACTAGCAACCTTGTCCCCTAACCGTTTCTTTATCCAATCACATGTTTGCCCAAACTCCTGTTTTATCTCCTTTTCCTTATCTTCATTCTTATCACCTATAACAAAGGAGAGTCAGCGTATTTGTATTGCAAAATAAGCAGGTCAGCAAAAAGAGAtggacataaaaaaaaaaggaggcaAAACATCTCAAATCACTAACCTAAATCTAGGTCCTCTTTGCTAATGTCAACGAAGTTTTTCTCCTTAAATGCTTTGATATTTTGGACCGCAACCTCGTCAATGGGATCAACTAAGAACAGAACCTGTAACAGAAACCAGCCAATGTCAGTGAAACTAGCAAGAAGCAGCAGAGAAGAAACCAGCTAAAGTTAGTTCAAATGACTCGTACTTCAAGATCTTTCTCAAGAAGTTTTTCCAGGAAAGGAGTGTTCCTTGCACTCGTCACACTATCAGAAGCAATATAGTAAATGTCCTTCTGGTCTGGTTTCATGTTCTCAACATATTCATCCAAGCTGATCATCTCATTTTCACTTTGTGAAGAGAAAAAACGTAAAAGTGGAGCAATACGCTTGTGGTTTTCACGATCTTCAATGCATCCCAACTTTAGGTGCTTCCCAAAGTTCTCCCAGAACTTCTCGTAGTCCTACACATAAAGGATCAAAGAAGTGCTATGAGAGTCCGAAGAAATGACCACCTAATGCATCAAATTGAAGGTAACAACTTTCAGGAAAAGAAACATTCACTCTAAATAAATGATTTCACAACAAATATACAAAGCTAAAGCCAAGAACACAAGGACTTGAGAAGAGAATATACATCTCTGTTTTCACTGAGAGCAATGCCCTGAATCATTTCAAACGCTTTCCGCACCAACCGCTTCCTCATGATGCGAACCTTACAACCAACGTGAAACAGTTTGTCAAAAGAAAGCTTAACATGCAAATAATAAATGGACCATTGtctcaaaaaaaatagtatGCCTGAAGCACTTACAATGCGACTTTCTTGAAGAATCTCTCGTGATACATTAAGGGGAAGATCATTTGAGTCAACTACACCTTTGATAAAACTTAGGTAGCGTGGGAACTATACCAAAGAAAAGGCACACCAGTCAGCTCCCATTTAGAGCATTGAACTTctcttaaaaaataacaaaggcTTCCTCTTACCAGTTCACCATCAAAGTCGTCAGATATAAAAACTCGCTTCACATATAGCCTTATATTCTTTGTCTTGGGATTTATCATGTCATCCTTACCCATTCCAGATACAGATGGCACAAAAAGTACAGACCGGAACTCTACTTCTCCCTGCATAGCAAAAGCAAGGCAAAATTAAGTAACAAACCCAAAAAAAcgaaaaacaaaataatcagTAGAGTTGTTAAACAAAATTGAAACTTAACCTTCAATATTATCATCaaacaaaacatatcatattaGAATTAAAACAGAAGGGTGAAGTAGTAAAATAGTCTATCTGAAGGCATTCTGCATCAAAGAAGTTTAAGTACCTCGGTTGTAAAGTGTGAAGAAGCAAGAGGCTCCAGATATTCATTAAAAGTCTTTTTGTAGAACTCATTATAATCCTCTTTACTCACTTCCTTAGGGCTTCGAAGCTGGAAAAGGAAAAGCAGTAACACAGTATATTAGTAAGAACAGACATTTGGAGCATGGCAACAGAATATAGTAATCTGAAAGCTAACCCATATTGGCTGAGTCTCATTTGTAAGCTCCCAGTCCCAATATTTCTCCACAACTTTTttagttttcttctttttctgttGCAGAGAGTTGGAAACTTCATCAGAAATGGGAAAAGACAACAGTGAATCTAGAAAGCTATCTCTTTAACCTTTCCTTCAAAAAAAGGAATCAACTCTGTTaaacacccccccccccctgcGTGATAGGTTCTATTAACAGATACCTCAGCTGTCTCATCTTCTCCTTCCTTCTTGGCTTCTGATGGATCTTCATCAACTTCAACCTGTAAAAAGCCAAGATCACGTACCCACAAGGCAATAAGGAGTCATATCAAGCTTACACAAGGCGTAAAGCTAAAATTTAGAACCCCAAGCATCACTCATGGCCATAGAAGAAACCAAGTGtggttttttatttgaaaaagttaTGCACATACCTCTTTTGTAAATCCCTTCTCTTGCCATGTGTAAATAGGGAATGAAACAAACTGTGAATAGTTTTTCACAAGCTTTTCTACTCTTTCCGGATGTGCATATCCTTTGTCATCCCTCTGCACATATACCGAACAGGAACAAAAGAACAGTCCTCAGGAACTAAAATAACTAGAATAAGAAGTTCTCCTTTGAAACAAATTGATTCACCAACCTTAAGATATAGAGTGAGACGGGTTCCCCTAGGAAGTTGTTTTGCAGGATCAGTCTCCTCTCGAATGGTATATGTGCTAGAATTGGCCTCTCCGACCCAGACATATTGCTTGTCAGACTTGGGGCTTTTGGTTGAGACTTCAACCTTTCATTAGcaaaataaaacatagaaacAAATGTAGGTAATTGTTTATTGTCAAGAAATTGAGAGGAAGTCTAAAGTAGGACCATAGACAAAAAACATACTCGTTCAGAAACAAGAAAAGCCGAGTAGAATCCAACACCAAATTGACCAATTAAATTGCTGTCAGCACCAGCATCCTTGCTGTCCTGTTATGCGGTAAAAACACATGTAACAAAACATTATGTATGGCTTACCTGAAGCAAAAtaccaagaaaaataattacatgaCAGTAACGCACCTTTAGGGCCTTTAGGAACTTTGCAGTTCCACTTTGTGCAATAGTGCCAAGGCAGTCGACAAGTTCTTGGCGAGTCATACCAATTCCTGAGTCCCTGTACAACACCATATTCCATGACAACTTCAACATCCGTGATGGACAGACAAGACAGAAAAATAGAAAGTAAATAGGTTATGAAGCTCACGTTATGGTAATAATGCCATTATCTTTGTCGGTTTGGATGCGAATATCAAGATCAACTGCATCCTTCAAAAGCTCAGGCTCAGTAACACCAAGAAACCTCAACTTGTCCAAGGCATCACTTGCATTACTGCATCATCAAAAAGGAACTACGTAAGTATCAATATAGACtgtttaatttctttgtttagTGACTTCAGTCTAACACAAATAGGATCTCCAGAGTTTACAACGGAGAGTGTTGGCAGATTATTGGTAGCAATAAGGTTTACTGAGCCAGGTATAATCCAATGACCAAGTATTATGAGGCAATAAATTAGCCTTCCGCATAAAGCCAAGTAGCGGAATCTTAAGTTGTCTTAGTAAAATCTAAACTTCATATTGTTTTTGCATTCTTACTTCTACCCAGAACTGACTCTAATTGTGATACCCTCACTCTTTGCAATAGAAATCTAGTATGGAGgagaaaacttttcacaacacaaaaacattgttataaaaGCTGCATGGCATACAAAAACACTTTTATGAACACTTGATTTCGCAAAGGTCGCTGATGAAATATAAAAGTTCGGGGCTTataaacaataaagaaaaagttaGCAATTACTTGCCTGATAAGCTCCCTAAGAAAAACCTCCTTGTTGCTGTACAAACTGTTAACAATAAGGTCCATGAGGCGACTGACCTGCCatgttaacaaaaaaaatcagatttccaAAGATATAGTACACTATTCAGCTTTACTATCCTGATTCTTTCATAGTGACTTTTACCTCTGCTTGATACTCAAACTTCTCAGATGGTGAGTCAGATGTATCAGATGCCGCAGCTGTTGACTCAAATCGACAACCCAAAAAAGGCTCATTTCTTGATTTAAATGGCTTAGCGGTTTCAATGACATCACATCTTCCTGAAGTCAATACTGAATACCATCTACCTTTACTATCAGCATCCGCCTGTTCACATTAGAAAATTCCTTTCACTCAACCCATTTCCAATTCCATTTCTGGGTTACAATAAACCATACATAGCAAAATATACTTTGAAAATACACCAACTCTGTTTTAACCAATACTTATATACTATTTCAACATTTAATATGCAAATCATCAAAGAGAACACATCCTCATACTATTGCCTTATGTTACTTATTTTCATACAATACCCATATACCGTATGTTCAATTAAATACCAAACAAGGGAAATGATTTTTCCTAAGGTAAAACATATCACACAGATTCATAAAAGAAATTGGAAGTATAAAATGATTTTGTAAAACATATTACAGAGATCATATTATCAATCAAGCTATAATTTTAAGAAGAATTGATCAAAAATGGTGAAATTAAAACAGTAGTTAGGTATAATGGGATAAAGCAAAGGGATACCGATTGGTAAAAGAAATGGGAAGAAGAAATTGGAGCAGCAACATCTCGATAGCGTGCAGCGTTTGAGCTACGAAGAAGAGATTTGACGGAGCGCTTCGAAAGCCGATGCATTTGGTCTCACTGAAACAGAGTATTCCACAAGTAacggaggaggaggagaagaaaTATGTGGAAGCGACGGTTTAACAGATTTGCAGTAGGGTTTTAGAAAAGGGGTTTAAAGAAGCTTCTCGACATTAGAATGggtaattttgtcattttacttttaatatagtGAAGGAACTAATTTATCCTTAATCAGAAGCGTCACAAATTTGATTAGACTTTAATCAAACATCTCaggttcaaaatttttatatgaaaaaattatgttgGGAGTGTCGCCTTCAATGAGTCTTGTAATGcgtaatttaaatttatatcaaaaaatcggaagaataattatttttgcattttgataacaagatttttgaaaaaaaatatagtactaattttttttctaatagatGATCGATGATATAGTTAGTATGACTatacaaatttcatatatatatgaataagtaaaaacaaagtgaagatacaccaatttttataaaaaattcagATCCTCAAAACTAAAGCACATCTAAACTAGTTGAATGTACCATATTTTATACCTTTCATAAActaaaatatgttttatattttataccctAAAACTTGTATCTATTGTCCAATTATTCACAAGTTTTATTGATTAGCAAGACTTCGTTTTATATTCATATGATATATGTTATTAAATTGTTCAAGAGTCTTTTCAAATCGACAAAATACGTTTCTTTTCAAATCAACAAAATACACTTGTAGTGTTCAAATTGTTTATAAACTTTTTCCGACTAAACAAGATTTTGTATATTTTCATTCTAGCTATCTTGTTAAATTGTTCGCAAAATTTATCCAATTGACAAACTAACTTGTGTGGTTTTGAAATTGATGCACAAAGACtagattttgaaatgtttttacaATCAGATTAGTAGTTTATTAGATACAAATATGCAGCAATAAAGAGAGACAATGAACCAACAAATTCTCACTtaaaatagattaaagttaaagcTAAATCACAACAGAAAAAGAAGAATGTCATCATTATTGAAACCTTAAACCAaatacaatagaagaaaatccacAAAGCTCATAGACTTCTCCTAATGCTTGTGTTTTTACACAACACTATAATATAATTCCAGTGTCTATGGCTCTTTATTCAtgtatattataatttagaaaaCTTCACATGTATGAGCGCATTCGCGGCCTCACCAGAGACTGGGCACCATCAACAAAGATGGAGGTTCCTGTCATGTATCTTGAATCATCACTGATTAAATAGATGACAGTGGAAGCCAGATCCTTTTTAGGATCAAGCCATCGATTTAGAGGCGCTGCTTCCTTGGTCAACTTCACTGCTCTCTCCTTACCCACTGACAAAGGAAACTCATCCTCGAGGTGCAAGCCGCGCAATATGCCATTCACCCTGATTTGGTACTTCCCCAATTCAATTGCAGATAACTGAGCAAGGTATATAGacatattattatcaaattaaacacacctttagacaaaaaaaaatggtaATATAACGGAGGCAGCATAGCTCCGGATGCTAAAGCAGCTTTAACAATAGAGTTTATGCTGATTTTTTCCTCATGCTAAGTGAACTTCCCAACAACCCGAAAGAAAAACTGGGAACATGTGCATGTCATGGTGTGTGTTCTACTTCAAGTGCTCGAGAAATAAGACAGTAAACTTAGAGAAACTAATAGTACCATATTAAACGACATAATACCTCCCAAAATTCACTATTTCTTCCACATAATTGGGTAAATTACCCAGAACCTCAAAGGCATAATGCAATACAGGATGATATAACATGTTCTGACAAGCAACGATAGCTAATAGGATAAATTAGTAACGGAAAATACTGGTGATCGACAGGAGAAACAATGAATTGAATGTTTATGAAGACTGGTAATCTCTTGTCCCATATAATTTTATAGAGTATGGTCTAACACGACCTGATCATGCATCCGAAATATACAAGAATATGAACAAGTACTTACCCTAACCAGCTGCTGAATTCCAGCGGCACATGAACCGTAAGCAGCAGCTCCTTGATATATTCCTCTCTCAGCACCAATGATCGAGGTCATAAATACAATGGATCCTCCGGATTTACCGTCTCGCATTCTGTTACCGATACATTTCAACAGGTACCATCCAgccataaaatttattttgacaatttttttgaacTCGTCATCAATTAGCTGCAGTGGATCTTGCATTTTCCCTGTTTCATTGCATGACAAGCATTAAGAAGCTTATGTCAAACATGCTGCACCTCTAAACGAAGGCCTAATGACGCATCTATAAACTAGCATGTCCATATAAATAGACCAGCAAGCACcaaaaacaattaataacataatGCTAAAAGCAATCATGTTACTAGAAGAAACGATTTCCTCAAGTGGGCAAATATATGAGATAGGATCAGTTAATAAGCTTTTGGACCCACTCAATCTAACATATCTAAGATAAATTCGCTCGTCAACTAGCTTTTTATCAAATACAAAGTAGATTTTGGGAACGAGTCCCTGAGTGCTTTATCTCCCTAAAGATGTAGGGGTTGCAGCTTGTGTTTTCTAGACACACATAACAAGTGTTCTTTACACACATCATTAACACTGCCCTTAATTGACAAAGCTTTGTCCACCATAGGTCTGCTAGCGTTGAGATATTGaagagagaaaaattaagaagatGGTGGAACTTAAATCAGTTAAGTGAAAGGGGCAGATTAAAACACGTGAAACAATGGATTGCCCAAATATCTCCACATGCCCCATGATAACAGCTATGGACTTTGAGATCTGAAAACCAGTTTATTCTTCATAGGTTGGTTACTTCCAGAGACCAGAACCAAGTTACATCTTCACTTTCTAACAACTAAATGATCTCAAAACATGAATGAAGAACATCATACATTATTTACACCACAGACAGAAGAAACTTGACATTAGAAGTATATTGATCTCAAATCCATGAAGAAGAAATTTCACAAATCATAGATTTTCAAGAGCTATTTAGTATTTACAATTACTTCAACATAATGGATTTTCATTCAATTTATGAAGTTAGTAAACAGCAAGCATGCGATCAGAATTTCACAACATGGACACTCCAAGATAGCATTTCCAGAAGAACGCAAACAATAAAGGAGGGCATTTATCAAACACAAACAGGTAATATTCTATGTAAGAatacaaaattttcaaactacGCAATTTAACAAATGGCAATCTCTgtagaaaatcaacaaaaatatataaaaccaAAAGGATCAGCTAAAAATGAATGTGGGATAAGGTCATGATATCTTTTAGGTGTTTTTCCTAATGTACTGCCCATtcctatattttttatattcaattagTTCACACTTGTACAAATGTTTAATCCGTtgtttcaatcttttttttttttacatcctTCTCAATGCAAATTAAATTTCAGAATTAGTGTCTGCCATATTTTATCATCTCAATGCAAGTTAAATTTCAGAATAGTGTCTGCCATATTTTATCATCTCAATGCAAGTTAATTTCAGAATAGTGTCTGCCATATTTTATCATCTCACATTTAAGGTATATGATGTATAGATATATTCACTTCATGTCGAAAAAGAATTCTATATTTTCATAATGGCTTTCCTGAGATAACTCTAAGTCTTTTTCAAGCTACATTAGATGATTTTGATCGAATTCATAGCATATTAGAATTAGAATGCTCTAACGGGTCACAACCAAAAATAGATGACCCGATGCTTATATTCTCTGACCAAAACCTCCGAATAGACATGAAATTGGGTAATTAACCAAGATCAAGATTGTAGGTCAACTACTATTCATAATATAAGGACTTTTGTTATCAATAAAACTGCTCATATAATTAAGCCCTAATCTGCTATGATTTGCCAAACCTTTTACTATGTCATTAATTGGACAATTAGTTAGCCATTCACATTTCACAGATTCTCGGTTCACCAGATACTGGATGGAACagacaacaacatacctagtgtagTCGCACAAGTGGGGTCTAAGGAGGGTAGAGAGTATGCAAACCTTATCCTTACCTCAGGATGGAACACACAAATACCACTTCTTCGTTTATGAAGACAAATACCAATTTCATTGTCATTTTACATCCTTCTGTATCTAAAGAATAACAATATTTGTTTGGAACAAAGGTTAGGTTGTACCTTCATAAGCATAGCAGTGTACCAAGGCATCCAACTTCCCAAATATCTTCCATGCCTTGTCCACAGCTTCATCAAAAGCAGTTTCTCTATCCTCCGTCATATCCAATCCCACAACTTCTGCAGCGACACTACCCTTTAGTGATTGCTTTATATTCTCCGCTACACTCTTCAATTGGCGCTCATTTCCCATCAAAACCAATCTAAGTGGTAGAATCAAAAAAAGGATTATAGAGTTTATGCTATGTCATTTATGCAACAACTGTGCCTATGAATGTGAGTATTAGAGTGCCAATACTATATTCCATCTGACAGACAGTAACCtctgtgtgtgtgcgcgcgtgCGTATGTGTGTATGAATAGtagcatgatttttatgcatgtttAAGACAAGTAAAGTACATACTGGCAACCCCTCTGAGCTAAATGGTACGCAATGTTGTTGCAAATTTCATCACCGTTGGAGGTAAGCAACACCTTCTTTCCAGGATTTTCCATTCTCAAGCTAAATTAAGAAGAAGGCACCTGACTCCAAAATAGTAGCTCAGGCAAGAACAATAACTTCCAAGCTAACAGATTTTCCTGAAAAGCGAAAATACATACAGCCAGGGAAAGATCATTGGATCTTAGATTCTATAAACATGATTAAAATTAAACATGTGAGACACGCTGAAGAAAAGCAATTTTCATCTTGGGTCATGAAACGTCACGTTAAGTGTGTGATTTGTCTAAGGATATTGGGTGATTTAGTCTTCGAATTGATTAAAAGTCTTTAATTCATTGTATGGGAATAGCTATTGCTGATATGAAAAGACAGCTTTATTATGACCTATTAGACCCATGATTATTGTGATGGAATTACATAAAGACCACTATAGTGATCAAATTTTGCAAccaccaaaagaaaaaacagtAAGGTTCCAGAGTGCGACAACCATAGAAAACAACCATCAAGACACATGTTTTTACAGATGATGCTCACCATAAATTCAAGCAGACACTAAAATCATCCAGTGAATTCCCAGGTCTTGGAATTGTAAACAACAGCTCAAATTGGTAAGCAATCATACACCAACAAATATACTACACCaatctattttttcaataaaattctcTTCCAATACCACGCCAAAGATACACAACATATACC contains these protein-coding regions:
- the LOC107026217 gene encoding heat shock protein 90-6, mitochondrial, translated to MHRLSKRSVKSLLRSSNAARYRDVAAPISSSHFFYQSADADSKGRWYSVLTSGRCDVIETAKPFKSRNEPFLGCRFESTAAASDTSDSPSEKFEYQAEVSRLMDLIVNSLYSNKEVFLRELISNASDALDKLRFLGVTEPELLKDAVDLDIRIQTDKDNGIITITDSGIGMTRQELVDCLGTIAQSGTAKFLKALKDSKDAGADSNLIGQFGVGFYSAFLVSERVEVSTKSPKSDKQYVWVGEANSSTYTIREETDPAKQLPRGTRLTLYLKRDDKGYAHPERVEKLVKNYSQFVSFPIYTWQEKGFTKEVEVDEDPSEAKKEGEDETAEKKKKTKKVVEKYWDWELTNETQPIWLRSPKEVSKEDYNEFYKKTFNEYLEPLASSHFTTEGEVEFRSVLFVPSVSGMGKDDMINPKTKNIRLYVKRVFISDDFDGELFPRYLSFIKGVVDSNDLPLNVSREILQESRIVRIMRKRLVRKAFEMIQGIALSENRDDYEKFWENFGKHLKLGCIEDRENHKRIAPLLRFFSSQSENEMISLDEYVENMKPDQKDIYYIASDSVTSARNTPFLEKLLEKDLEVLFLVDPIDEVAVQNIKAFKEKNFVDISKEDLDLGDKNEDKEKEIKQEFGQTCDWIKKRLGDKVASVQISSRLSSSPCVLVSGKFGWSANMERLMKAQTVGDTSNLEFMRSRRVFEINPEHPIIRTLTEACRSTPDDEEALRAIDLLYDAALVSSGFTPENPAQLGGKIYEMMNFALAGKWGTVPEYQQQAIQQPHIPETVEAEIVEPVEAGGQK
- the LOC107026087 gene encoding uncharacterized protein LOC107026087 gives rise to the protein MENPGKKVLLTSNGDEICNNIAYHLAQRGCQLVLMGNERQLKSVAENIKQSLKGSVAAEVVGLDMTEDRETAFDEAVDKAWKIFGKLDALVHCYAYEGKMQDPLQLIDDEFKKIVKINFMAGWYLLKCIGNRMRDGKSGGSIVFMTSIIGAERGIYQGAAAYGSCAAGIQQLVRLSAIELGKYQIRVNGILRGLHLEDEFPLSVGKERAVKLTKEAAPLNRWLDPKKDLASTVIYLISDDSRYMTGTSIFVDGAQSLVRPRMRSYM